From Pseudothermotoga thermarum DSM 5069, a single genomic window includes:
- a CDS encoding TAXI family TRAP transporter solute-binding subunit: protein MKKLLGILLLVLATFAVAATFLTIATGGTAGVYYPLGAALADIWNKNIKGMNASVQSTGASVANINLLRSKDVDVIFVQNDVAAYAYQGIEFFKDQPFPQLRGLACLYPETVQIVALADRNINSVYDLKGKRVAVGAAGSGVEVNARHILSAAGITYDDIKVYYLSFAEAANNLKDGNIDAAFLTAGHPTPAVVDLAAVRKITIVPIDDELIKKLQEKYPFYTKVVIPAGTYKGVGVDVQTLAVKAMLAVREEMPADLAYQLLKTMYANLQRLREAHARAEYILIETAKEGMSIPLHPGAEKFFKEMGF from the coding sequence ATGAAGAAATTGTTGGGAATTTTGTTGCTTGTTTTGGCAACATTCGCAGTGGCAGCGACTTTCTTGACAATCGCAACAGGTGGTACTGCAGGGGTCTACTATCCACTGGGTGCAGCGCTGGCAGATATTTGGAACAAAAACATCAAAGGAATGAACGCTTCTGTTCAGTCAACAGGGGCATCGGTTGCGAACATCAACTTGCTTAGAAGCAAAGATGTCGATGTGATATTCGTTCAAAACGACGTTGCAGCGTATGCCTACCAAGGAATTGAGTTTTTCAAAGATCAACCATTCCCACAGCTCAGAGGCTTGGCTTGCCTTTATCCCGAGACAGTTCAAATCGTCGCCCTTGCCGATAGGAACATAAACTCTGTTTATGATTTGAAAGGCAAAAGAGTAGCCGTAGGTGCCGCCGGAAGTGGAGTTGAAGTCAACGCAAGACACATTTTGAGCGCCGCTGGTATAACATACGATGATATCAAAGTTTATTATCTAAGTTTTGCAGAGGCTGCGAACAACTTGAAAGATGGAAACATAGATGCCGCATTTCTCACCGCAGGACATCCAACGCCAGCAGTGGTTGACCTTGCAGCCGTTAGAAAGATAACGATTGTTCCGATCGATGATGAACTGATCAAGAAACTTCAGGAAAAGTATCCATTCTACACAAAGGTGGTAATCCCCGCAGGCACTTACAAAGGTGTTGGCGTGGATGTACAAACCCTTGCTGTTAAAGCAATGCTTGCGGTAAGAGAGGAAATGCCAGCGGATTTGGCTTATCAACTGTTGAAAACAATGTATGCAAACTTGCAGAGACTCAGAGAAGCACATGCAAGAGCTGAGTATATTCTGATCGAAACGGCAAAAGAAGGCATGTCAATACCTTTGCACCCGGGTGCGGAGAAATTCTTCAAAGAAATGGGGTTCTAA
- a CDS encoding dipeptidase, translating to MRFFDAHSDIWYNVGMRMEKGETNVLENCHLPQLKEGKVIGVNAALWTKPDSKNPSERFIKLLGARSKELTKIGKESEDFVIVTKSEDIQKAVERGKIFLISSVEGLIGIGKNLNFLYTLYELGFRVVSLTWNEENDLAAGCGTKDENKGLTNLGKQAVKIIEELGMVLDVSHLNEKSFWDVAKISEKPFIATHSNCYSLCETPRNLKDEQIKEIAKRGGIIGISALPRIVDRENPTVEKFVEHIKYAANFVGVDHVGLGLDFSDYLEEFLNKQSHEKMSTKDLEDATKLPQIIPLLEKAGFTKKEIDRICFLNFVEFFKAVL from the coding sequence ATGAGGTTTTTCGATGCACATTCGGATATTTGGTACAACGTTGGTATGAGGATGGAAAAAGGAGAAACAAACGTTTTGGAAAACTGCCATTTGCCTCAACTGAAAGAAGGAAAGGTAATTGGTGTAAACGCGGCCCTTTGGACAAAACCAGACAGTAAAAACCCTTCAGAAAGGTTTATCAAGCTTTTAGGAGCAAGGTCAAAGGAACTGACAAAGATAGGCAAAGAAAGCGAAGATTTTGTCATCGTTACAAAAAGCGAAGATATCCAAAAAGCCGTCGAAAGAGGAAAGATATTCTTGATTTCAAGTGTAGAAGGTTTGATAGGCATAGGGAAAAATCTGAATTTTCTTTACACACTCTACGAGCTTGGATTTAGGGTTGTAAGTCTCACTTGGAACGAAGAAAACGATCTTGCCGCAGGGTGTGGAACGAAGGATGAAAACAAAGGTTTGACAAATCTTGGAAAGCAGGCAGTTAAAATCATAGAAGAACTTGGCATGGTGCTTGACGTTTCACATTTGAATGAAAAAAGCTTTTGGGATGTGGCTAAAATATCTGAAAAGCCTTTTATAGCAACTCATTCAAACTGCTACAGTTTGTGCGAAACACCGAGAAATTTGAAGGATGAACAGATAAAAGAGATTGCCAAAAGAGGAGGAATCATTGGAATCAGTGCCCTACCCAGGATAGTAGATAGAGAAAATCCAACAGTTGAAAAATTTGTGGAACATATCAAGTACGCGGCAAACTTCGTTGGCGTCGATCATGTTGGCCTTGGACTTGATTTTTCCGATTACTTGGAAGAATTTTTGAACAAACAGTCGCACGAAAAAATGTCAACCAAAGATCTTGAAGATGCTACGAAACTGCCGCAAATCATCCCGCTTCTTGAAAAAGCCGGCTTTACAAAAAAAGAAATCGATAGAATATGCTTTTTGAATTTCGTTGAATTCTTCAAAGCTGTACTTTAA
- a CDS encoding transposase — protein sequence MTCYLPKEEHVPVIDKAIGIDFGVKSKLTFSNGMQIVFEIHEARRLKKLQRRLTRKKKGSKNYEKTLRLIRKEYEKISNWRSDAINKVFAFLRMYKVVVYQKVCVECGLKIDKDVNAAMVILKKGLGLSFEQALWLGRLEVTPVEWETTVKQEAHSF from the coding sequence GTGACGTGTTATCTTCCAAAAGAAGAGCATGTTCCGGTGATAGACAAAGCGATAGGGATAGACTTTGGGGTGAAATCGAAGCTAACGTTTTCGAATGGTATGCAGATAGTCTTTGAGATACATGAAGCAAGAAGGTTGAAAAAGCTGCAAAGAAGGCTAACAAGGAAGAAGAAAGGTTCGAAGAACTATGAAAAAACACTTCGATTGATACGCAAAGAGTATGAGAAGATATCGAATTGGCGTAGTGATGCGATCAACAAAGTGTTTGCTTTTTTGAGGATGTACAAAGTGGTTGTTTATCAAAAGGTATGTGTTGAGTGTGGCTTAAAGATAGACAAGGACGTGAACGCGGCGATGGTGATATTGAAGAAAGGGCTTGGTTTGAGTTTTGAACAAGCTTTATGGTTGGGTCGGCTTGAAGTAACGCCTGTGGAGTGGGAAACCACGGTGAAGCAGGAAGCCCATTCCTTTTAA
- a CDS encoding DUF1850 domain-containing protein, which yields MWLFIKAVLIVISFLPTDAQVVPILQILKGQRVVWAKAIFDGKFTMTYVHSVEKTPVYEFYKIDRDGYLHLYEARYSSYGAGLPSEPEEGFRIENNQLVLKITRKFEKIPLRVSHLDGHGILFKDGVIMFKDIAKENELIILRAVVLKIPKCLSKGE from the coding sequence ATGTGGCTTTTCATAAAAGCTGTTTTGATTGTAATTTCGTTCTTACCAACCGATGCACAGGTTGTACCAATACTGCAGATACTAAAAGGACAGCGAGTTGTATGGGCAAAAGCAATTTTTGATGGAAAATTTACGATGACCTATGTTCATTCAGTTGAGAAAACACCAGTTTACGAGTTTTACAAAATTGATCGCGATGGTTACCTACACTTGTACGAGGCTAGATATAGTTCCTATGGGGCAGGATTACCTTCTGAACCCGAAGAGGGATTTCGAATTGAAAATAATCAGCTTGTTTTGAAGATCACAAGAAAGTTTGAGAAGATCCCTCTTCGGGTTTCTCACCTTGACGGACATGGTATTCTCTTTAAAGATGGGGTCATTATGTTTAAAGACATAGCGAAAGAAAATGAATTGATAATACTTCGCGCCGTGGTTTTAAAAATACCAAAATGTTTGTCTAAGGGGGAATAG
- a CDS encoding M55 family metallopeptidase, translating to MRIFISADMEGICGVVNLQHVDPGTKDYERFRKMMTREVNAFVEAAFEFGATEVVVNDSHANMDNILIEELHPKATLISGSPKPLSMMQGIDETFDAVFFVGYHARTGTVDAIMDHTFAGRVFCVKVNGKPLSEAGLNARVAGFFSVPVVLVSGDDKTIACAKEEINEFVPVVVKEAVGRYAAKVYPFEVVKERIKNGVKQALMNLKNLKPTVEKEPVHLEITFINSSLAELPCLIPGVERKDAKTIVYTASNYLEAYKVFRACLAINAGLK from the coding sequence GTGAGAATATTCATCTCGGCGGATATGGAGGGAATTTGTGGTGTTGTAAACCTTCAGCATGTTGACCCAGGAACAAAAGATTATGAAAGATTCAGAAAGATGATGACAAGAGAAGTTAACGCTTTCGTTGAAGCAGCTTTTGAATTCGGTGCAACTGAAGTTGTTGTAAACGATTCTCACGCAAACATGGATAACATTTTGATCGAAGAACTACATCCAAAGGCAACTTTGATAAGTGGGAGTCCCAAACCACTTTCTATGATGCAAGGAATCGATGAAACTTTTGACGCAGTGTTCTTCGTTGGTTACCACGCAAGAACTGGAACTGTCGATGCCATAATGGATCACACGTTTGCAGGAAGAGTTTTTTGTGTGAAAGTCAACGGTAAACCTTTGAGCGAAGCTGGGTTGAACGCAAGAGTTGCAGGATTTTTCAGCGTTCCAGTTGTTCTTGTCTCTGGAGACGATAAAACAATCGCTTGTGCTAAAGAAGAGATAAACGAGTTTGTCCCTGTTGTTGTCAAAGAGGCTGTTGGAAGGTATGCTGCAAAGGTTTATCCGTTTGAGGTAGTCAAGGAAAGAATAAAGAATGGTGTAAAACAAGCTCTTATGAATTTGAAAAACCTCAAGCCAACAGTTGAGAAAGAGCCGGTGCATTTGGAGATCACATTTATCAACTCTTCACTCGCTGAACTTCCATGTCTTATTCCCGGTGTTGAAAGAAAAGACGCAAAAACAATCGTTTATACAGCTTCAAATTACCTGGAAGCTTACAAAGTCTTCAGGGCTTGTTTAGCAATCAACGCAGGTTTAAAATAA
- a CDS encoding TRAP transporter permease has protein sequence MDKEKLTSEEVQKILEKYDKEAIQRTPKGFFLKLIIAIAITFSIFQLYTAAFGVLDAMIQRSVHLAFGLALIYLLYPMSKKWRRDKVHLIDVALAALAVFCVMYGVVNYKELVLRAGIVTRMDFVMGLIGILLVLEAARRVVGLPITIVAGFFIVYAIYGRYFPGLLAHRGVSLQRLVGHLFYTTEGIFGIPLGVSSTFVFLFILLSAFLEKTGLGQLFIDLANSIAGRASGGPAKVAVFSSALMGTISGSSVANTVGTGSFTIPMMKKIGYKPEFAAAVEAAASTGGQLMPPIMGAAAFLMAEFTGISYGKIIIAAAIPAILYFFGVWMGVHWEAKKLGLKGLPKEMVPNIKNVLLERGHLLIPLVAIIYLLVSGYTPMRAALVAIILSVVASMLRKNTRIKLIDIPKALEAGARGALSVVAATACAGIIIGVVTLTGVGLKLGTALVDLAKGNLLITLFFTMLTSLILGMGVPTTANYVITSTIAAPALLRLGVPILAAHMFVFYFGIIADVTPPVALAAMAGAGIARANPFKTGLTASKLAIAAFLVPYAFVLSPDLLIFYMKGPIHLIWALITCVVGLFVLSGGLAGYVFDKLGIISRICYSVGGILLVVPEMTTDLVGAGLIVLAFVIEKVRTKFAKA, from the coding sequence TTGGACAAAGAAAAGCTAACGAGTGAAGAAGTACAAAAAATTCTTGAAAAGTACGATAAAGAAGCAATTCAGCGAACACCAAAAGGTTTTTTCCTAAAATTGATAATTGCGATCGCTATAACTTTTTCGATCTTTCAACTTTACACAGCAGCTTTTGGTGTACTTGACGCGATGATCCAAAGGTCTGTTCACCTTGCGTTTGGTTTAGCGTTAATTTATTTGCTTTATCCAATGAGCAAAAAATGGAGAAGAGACAAGGTTCATTTAATAGACGTTGCTTTGGCTGCGTTGGCAGTTTTTTGCGTTATGTATGGGGTTGTGAACTACAAAGAATTGGTTCTAAGAGCAGGGATTGTAACAAGAATGGATTTCGTTATGGGATTGATTGGAATACTTCTTGTCCTTGAAGCAGCAAGAAGGGTGGTTGGACTACCAATAACGATAGTAGCAGGGTTTTTCATTGTCTATGCCATCTACGGTCGATACTTTCCAGGTTTGCTTGCCCATAGAGGCGTTTCACTTCAAAGACTTGTTGGACATCTTTTCTACACAACTGAGGGTATTTTCGGCATACCACTTGGGGTTTCTTCTACTTTTGTTTTTCTGTTCATCTTGCTTTCAGCGTTTTTGGAGAAAACTGGTTTAGGACAACTTTTCATAGATCTTGCAAACTCAATAGCTGGGCGTGCGAGTGGAGGACCCGCCAAAGTTGCCGTTTTTTCAAGTGCGTTGATGGGCACGATTTCAGGAAGTTCTGTTGCCAACACCGTCGGTACGGGAAGTTTTACGATACCGATGATGAAAAAAATAGGCTACAAACCAGAGTTTGCTGCTGCAGTTGAAGCTGCAGCTTCAACAGGTGGGCAGCTCATGCCACCAATTATGGGAGCTGCAGCGTTTTTGATGGCCGAATTTACTGGAATATCTTACGGAAAGATAATCATCGCAGCTGCAATACCAGCCATACTCTATTTCTTTGGGGTTTGGATGGGAGTTCACTGGGAAGCCAAAAAATTGGGACTGAAAGGCTTACCAAAAGAAATGGTTCCAAATATCAAAAATGTGCTACTTGAAAGAGGACATTTGCTCATACCGCTTGTGGCTATCATTTACCTTTTGGTGAGTGGATACACGCCTATGAGGGCAGCTTTGGTTGCAATAATTCTTTCGGTGGTTGCGTCCATGTTAAGAAAGAACACGAGGATAAAGTTAATCGATATACCAAAAGCGTTGGAAGCTGGCGCAAGAGGTGCTTTGAGTGTTGTTGCGGCAACTGCTTGCGCAGGGATAATCATAGGTGTTGTGACTCTCACAGGTGTTGGATTAAAACTTGGTACCGCACTTGTTGACTTAGCAAAAGGAAACCTTTTGATAACGCTCTTTTTCACAATGTTGACTTCGCTGATCCTTGGAATGGGTGTTCCAACGACAGCAAACTATGTCATAACATCCACTATAGCTGCGCCTGCTTTGCTCAGGCTTGGTGTACCAATCCTTGCTGCTCACATGTTTGTCTTCTACTTTGGCATCATAGCTGATGTCACGCCACCCGTTGCCCTAGCGGCGATGGCTGGAGCTGGAATAGCAAGAGCAAACCCGTTCAAAACTGGGTTGACTGCTTCGAAGTTGGCGATTGCCGCTTTCTTGGTTCCGTATGCTTTTGTTCTCTCACCTGATCTTCTCATTTTCTATATGAAAGGTCCCATCCACTTGATCTGGGCATTGATAACCTGCGTTGTGGGTTTGTTTGTCCTGTCTGGTGGTCTTGCTGGGTATGTTTTCGACAAACTCGGTATCATTTCCAGAATCTGTTACTCCGTCGGTGGGATACTTTTGGTTGTCCCGGAGATGACAACCGACCTTGTTGGAGCAGGGTTGATTGTCCTGGCGTTTGTCATCGAAAAAGTAAGAACCAAATTTGCAAAAGCATAG
- a CDS encoding gamma-glutamyl-gamma-aminobutyrate hydrolase family protein — MSQGCKPVVAITCSQVEGAARLPEDYFRAIEKANGVPFIVPAISSFDGLEKISELADAILFSGGVDVDPLQYGEEPAKELGEITPERDFTEINLCQMFFKKKKPIFGICRGIQLINVALGGKLYQDINHMPKVLKHYQQAPSWYGTHKVFIDEDSWLFEIFKNREILVNSFHHQAIKEVAPVLKVVARASDGIIEAVESKDKDFFIVGVQWHPERMFQRNEQQFRLFETFVEKVKELKKGVAL; from the coding sequence GTGTCGCAAGGTTGTAAACCTGTTGTAGCGATAACTTGTTCACAGGTTGAAGGTGCGGCAAGGTTACCTGAAGATTATTTTAGAGCCATCGAAAAAGCAAATGGTGTACCGTTCATCGTTCCTGCCATTTCAAGTTTTGATGGTTTAGAAAAAATCAGCGAACTTGCCGATGCAATTCTTTTCAGCGGAGGAGTGGACGTCGATCCACTTCAGTACGGGGAAGAACCAGCAAAAGAGTTAGGTGAAATAACTCCAGAAAGGGATTTTACGGAGATAAATCTCTGCCAGATGTTTTTCAAAAAGAAAAAACCCATCTTTGGTATATGCCGTGGTATCCAACTGATAAACGTTGCACTTGGGGGGAAGCTTTATCAAGATATCAACCATATGCCGAAGGTTTTAAAACATTATCAGCAAGCACCGAGTTGGTATGGAACGCATAAAGTTTTCATCGATGAAGATTCGTGGTTGTTTGAAATCTTCAAAAACAGAGAAATACTGGTGAACAGTTTTCACCATCAAGCGATAAAAGAAGTTGCACCGGTTTTGAAAGTCGTGGCAAGAGCATCAGATGGAATAATTGAAGCCGTTGAAAGCAAAGATAAAGATTTTTTCATCGTTGGGGTTCAATGGCATCCTGAAAGGATGTTTCAAAGAAATGAGCAACAATTCAGATTGTTTGAGACTTTCGTCGAAAAGGTGAAAGAACTTAAAAAGGGGGTGGCTTTGTGA
- a CDS encoding aminopeptidase, with product MLGYSPKNLWLIRSRDEIEAFAKEYARFMDLARTERMAIKECVLMLEEAGYVPLEKFDGSTDKVYAVNRGKSLIALHILGKIEDGLNLVAAHIDAPRLDLKPSPIFEDERIALGKTHYYGGVKKYQWLSLPLELHGYVVKDSGEVVEIHIGQCKDDPVFVIADLLPHLDRKDQLVSEKFDAEKLNIILGTIPLAGVEKEAVKTYILKLLKDRYSITEEDFVSGEFQLVPALKTRSVGFDESLIGAYGQDDRICAFTAVKALISLKNPQRSCGVILFDREEIGSEGNAGAKASFYMLFLKKILKLQGCQDTSLGIDELFNKTYVISADVCAAVDPMYKDVVDISNTPRLGYGVGLLRYTGSGGKSGANEAHAEFVGKVRKVLKESDVVWQVATLGKVDRGGGGTVAKFLAEKGACVIDMGPALLGMHSPFELVSKADLYETYRAYKALLEKLK from the coding sequence GTGCTTGGTTATTCGCCAAAGAACCTTTGGTTGATTCGTTCAAGAGACGAAATTGAAGCATTTGCAAAAGAATATGCTCGCTTTATGGATTTGGCAAGAACAGAGAGGATGGCGATAAAAGAATGTGTACTCATGTTGGAAGAAGCAGGATATGTCCCTTTGGAAAAGTTCGACGGCAGTACCGACAAAGTTTACGCAGTCAACCGTGGCAAATCTTTGATAGCCCTTCACATCCTTGGAAAGATTGAAGATGGTTTGAACCTCGTTGCTGCGCATATTGATGCTCCTAGACTTGATCTGAAACCAAGTCCAATTTTCGAGGATGAAAGGATAGCCCTTGGAAAAACTCACTATTACGGTGGCGTCAAAAAATACCAATGGTTGAGCCTTCCGTTGGAACTTCACGGATACGTTGTGAAGGACTCAGGAGAAGTTGTAGAAATACACATCGGTCAATGTAAGGACGATCCAGTTTTTGTCATAGCAGATCTTCTCCCACATCTTGACAGAAAAGATCAGCTTGTAAGCGAAAAGTTTGACGCAGAAAAATTAAACATCATACTGGGAACAATACCACTTGCTGGAGTTGAAAAAGAAGCTGTGAAAACGTACATTTTAAAGCTTTTGAAAGACAGATACAGCATAACTGAGGAAGACTTTGTTAGCGGCGAATTCCAATTGGTTCCAGCGCTTAAAACAAGAAGTGTTGGATTTGATGAAAGTTTAATCGGAGCATACGGGCAAGACGATAGGATCTGTGCTTTTACCGCAGTTAAAGCTTTGATCAGCTTGAAAAATCCGCAGAGATCTTGTGGGGTTATTCTGTTCGATAGAGAGGAAATCGGAAGCGAAGGTAACGCCGGCGCAAAGGCAAGCTTTTACATGCTATTTTTGAAAAAGATCTTAAAACTTCAAGGTTGTCAAGATACATCACTTGGAATTGACGAGCTTTTCAACAAAACCTATGTGATATCTGCAGATGTGTGTGCTGCTGTTGATCCAATGTACAAAGATGTCGTCGATATTTCAAACACTCCAAGACTTGGTTATGGCGTTGGACTTTTGAGGTACACCGGAAGCGGCGGAAAATCCGGTGCAAACGAAGCACACGCTGAATTTGTCGGTAAAGTTAGAAAAGTTCTAAAGGAATCTGACGTAGTTTGGCAAGTTGCAACCCTTGGCAAAGTTGACCGAGGCGGTGGTGGAACGGTTGCAAAATTCTTAGCTGAAAAAGGTGCATGTGTAATCGACATGGGACCAGCGTTGCTTGGAATGCATTCGCCTTTTGAGTTGGTCTCAAAAGCAGATCTTTACGAAACTTACAGAGCCTACAAAGCGCTTTTGGAAAAGCTCAAATAA
- a CDS encoding PadR family transcriptional regulator: protein MKANCGCCHWNDYGKDVLKAAILAVVKNNPSHGYSLLSDLQELGFDISKYHPSVIYRILRNLEAEGLLESEWQTFKAGPARRVYKITQKGELFLKQWAENSKHYIVFLQKLVEFVQKGG from the coding sequence GTGAAGGCAAACTGCGGCTGTTGTCATTGGAATGACTATGGTAAAGATGTTTTGAAAGCGGCAATTTTGGCTGTTGTCAAAAACAATCCTTCCCACGGATATTCATTGTTATCAGACCTTCAAGAGCTTGGTTTTGACATTTCTAAATACCATCCAAGCGTGATATACCGCATTTTGAGAAATCTTGAAGCTGAGGGATTGCTTGAATCCGAATGGCAAACGTTCAAAGCAGGACCAGCTAGACGCGTTTATAAAATCACGCAAAAAGGCGAACTGTTTCTAAAACAATGGGCTGAAAATTCAAAGCATTACATAGTGTTTTTACAAAAGCTAGTCGAATTCGTTCAAAAGGGAGGATGA
- a CDS encoding DUF2922 domain-containing protein produces the protein MKRLLLDFVNTLDGKRRRIVIPEPKEGLTAEYVSQVMDQLIEQKALPEGYVKDRAAIVETTTDEFFNLL, from the coding sequence ATGAAAAGACTTTTGCTTGACTTTGTAAACACTTTGGATGGGAAAAGAAGGAGGATAGTGATACCTGAGCCGAAGGAAGGTTTGACGGCAGAGTATGTGAGTCAGGTTATGGACCAGCTTATAGAACAAAAGGCCTTACCGGAAGGGTATGTGAAAGACAGGGCTGCGATAGTGGAAACGACGACGGATGAATTTTTCAATCTTCTTTAA
- a CDS encoding outer membrane protein assembly factor BamD, protein MKRKLTWLVLPLLAVFILSSCAVNLFVDFELNRLLQSGTPEERLNTAQQALSGKNYDAAITLAGSVLNELLDLDLTPEELENLLEEETLQKLIDGLEGEELNEDALAALAVLVEAVAAKSGKSIVEVAEDLEDLLTELGIEIPGLKNGENEEDLWEIIKENLPTIAQKFAKMFDNRVILKFLTVGYLTLAENGDEPTKKFYAALAAWYDIGFMLNLILDTNDDGNISDEDFIKNVTAENLDQLLQETISGLYEDEEDCEEFVWASEKLEEILGMVDAEIDLPSISEDGLKDKENLKDLFEYLLEGDQT, encoded by the coding sequence ATGAAAAGAAAGTTAACCTGGCTCGTCTTGCCTTTGCTGGCTGTTTTCATATTGTCGTCCTGTGCTGTCAATTTGTTTGTAGATTTTGAACTCAACAGACTTCTTCAAAGCGGTACGCCGGAAGAACGTCTGAACACCGCACAGCAAGCTTTGAGCGGGAAAAACTACGATGCTGCGATAACTTTGGCTGGTTCGGTGTTGAACGAGCTTCTGGATTTGGATTTGACACCGGAAGAGCTCGAGAATCTGCTTGAAGAGGAAACGCTCCAGAAATTGATTGATGGTTTGGAAGGTGAGGAACTGAATGAAGATGCATTAGCAGCGCTTGCTGTGCTTGTTGAAGCTGTTGCTGCAAAATCTGGCAAATCAATCGTCGAGGTAGCAGAAGATCTGGAGGATCTCTTAACGGAACTTGGAATTGAGATTCCTGGTTTGAAGAATGGAGAAAATGAAGAAGATTTATGGGAAATAATCAAAGAGAATCTTCCAACAATTGCACAAAAATTCGCCAAGATGTTTGACAACCGAGTGATTTTGAAGTTCCTAACAGTCGGATATCTCACATTAGCTGAAAACGGCGACGAACCAACAAAAAAGTTCTATGCTGCGCTTGCGGCATGGTATGACATCGGATTTATGTTGAACCTGATTCTTGATACGAACGACGATGGAAATATCAGTGATGAGGATTTCATCAAAAACGTGACAGCTGAAAACCTTGATCAACTTTTACAGGAAACCATCAGTGGTTTGTATGAAGACGAAGAAGACTGCGAAGAATTCGTGTGGGCATCGGAAAAACTTGAGGAAATACTCGGAATGGTTGATGCTGAAATTGATCTTCCATCCATCAGTGAGGATGGTCTAAAAGACAAGGAAAACCTTAAAGATCTTTTTGAATATCTCTTGGAAGGTGATCAAACATGA
- a CDS encoding SagB/ThcOx family dehydrogenase, translating into MLKKSFILTFLVMLFAFLCLAQVVKLPEPRIDGTVSLEKAISLRRSVRSFSTQFLTIFQISQLLWAAQGITDPFAKFRSAPSAGATYPLEIFVVVGKNAVENLEEGFYQYDPFTHSIRLRFQGDIREQLAQAALNQSWVKDAPVVFVIAAVYERTTARYGERGVRYVHIEVGHAAQNLCLQAVALGLGAVTVGAFYDEQVKSILKLDRNLSPLYLIPVGYPS; encoded by the coding sequence ATGTTGAAAAAAAGTTTCATTTTAACTTTTTTAGTGATGCTTTTTGCTTTTCTCTGTCTAGCACAGGTTGTAAAGCTACCTGAACCTAGAATTGATGGAACCGTATCGCTTGAAAAAGCAATATCTTTGAGAAGATCCGTGAGAAGTTTTTCAACGCAATTTTTGACGATTTTTCAAATCTCACAGCTTTTGTGGGCAGCTCAGGGTATAACCGATCCATTCGCGAAGTTTCGTTCAGCACCTTCGGCTGGTGCCACTTATCCACTTGAAATTTTTGTGGTTGTTGGCAAAAACGCGGTTGAAAATTTAGAAGAAGGCTTTTACCAATACGATCCATTTACACATTCAATTCGTTTGAGATTCCAAGGAGATATTCGCGAGCAGTTAGCACAAGCTGCGCTCAATCAAAGCTGGGTTAAAGATGCACCTGTTGTTTTTGTCATAGCTGCTGTATATGAAAGAACAACTGCCAGATACGGTGAAAGAGGCGTAAGGTACGTTCACATCGAGGTTGGACATGCCGCACAAAATCTTTGTCTGCAAGCTGTGGCTCTTGGACTTGGAGCTGTAACCGTTGGCGCATTTTACGACGAGCAGGTTAAATCGATTCTCAAACTCGACAGAAACTTATCCCCGTTGTATTTGATACCGGTTGGTTACCCAAGTTAA
- a CDS encoding methyltransferase family protein, translated as MRKDYVLKRLGQSAVQTGFFAVLLFFSAGSLTWRWAWIYLGTCAIMAMSTVFILPEDSLKERNKYKTTIKKWDKLIMFLNFFTILSAFVVAGLDYRFQWSPRLNLWIRVTAWFLMFFGNFLTTWAIVSNPFFVPGVRIQSERGHYPVTNGPYRYIRHPGYAGSIIFNLATFIMLGSLWALIPGAIMIMLLIVRTALEDITLQKELDGYKQYAEKVKYRLIPGIW; from the coding sequence ATGCGAAAAGATTATGTATTAAAACGATTGGGACAGAGTGCTGTACAAACAGGTTTCTTCGCTGTACTATTGTTCTTTTCCGCTGGCAGTTTAACCTGGCGTTGGGCTTGGATTTACCTTGGTACTTGTGCAATTATGGCTATGTCCACTGTTTTTATATTGCCTGAAGACTCACTCAAAGAGCGCAACAAATACAAAACAACTATAAAAAAATGGGATAAGCTCATTATGTTTCTTAATTTCTTTACAATTTTGAGTGCATTCGTGGTAGCAGGATTAGATTACCGCTTTCAATGGTCTCCAAGGTTGAACCTTTGGATACGGGTAACAGCTTGGTTTTTGATGTTTTTTGGTAATTTTCTTACCACTTGGGCAATTGTTTCCAATCCGTTTTTTGTCCCAGGAGTTCGTATTCAATCTGAACGTGGGCATTATCCTGTCACAAATGGTCCTTATCGTTATATACGTCATCCAGGGTATGCTGGTTCTATCATTTTCAACTTAGCTACATTCATAATGCTTGGTTCCCTATGGGCGCTGATTCCAGGTGCAATTATGATAATGCTTTTAATTGTTCGAACAGCTCTGGAGGACATCACTCTGCAAAAGGAGCTAGATGGTTATAAGCAGTACGCAGAGAAGGTTAAGTATCGGTTGATACCGGGAATATGGTAA